A genomic region of Christiangramia sp. OXR-203 contains the following coding sequences:
- a CDS encoding lytic transglycosylase domain-containing protein, with amino-acid sequence MLKRRFFAVLLLAGISGFAQEKDKKVREEKANFRVQIFQKSDDTEIKLTEPDPEFQNKLPISAVIRDSSKVALSDLPKAKTIDSLWRLELTNSDLFETMQKSIEDQDYEKVVYDELPTDTLKARLARLNARTPFNVEYNPILESVIKSYLKRNKKGMERLMALSTYYFPLYEQELDKYDVPLEIKYLSIVESALNPRAKSRVGATGLWQFMFPTGKMHGLDVSSYVDERMDPSRSTEAAAQYLSSLYKVFGDWNLVLASYNSGPGNVSKAIRRSGGSTDYWHLRRFLPRETAGYVPAFLATLYLFEYADEHKFQPANPDVVFFETDTLQVKQLITFDQISKVTGVEKEMLQFLNPSYKLDIIPFVEDEKYTLRLPKPAIGKFVSNENAIYDFVDTQAKEKEKELPQLVKTEDKVRYRVRKGDYLGKIAEKYGVGVSSIRRWNNMRSNNLRIGQYLTIYPRKPVASSSNTSTASNSSNPKIYTVKSGDSLWSISKKFPGVTVQNLRSWNDMNTNSLKPGMKIKISKG; translated from the coding sequence ATGCTGAAACGAAGATTTTTTGCAGTGCTGCTATTGGCAGGAATTTCTGGTTTTGCTCAGGAGAAAGATAAGAAGGTTCGTGAGGAAAAAGCGAATTTCAGAGTTCAGATCTTTCAGAAAAGTGATGATACTGAAATCAAACTGACTGAACCAGATCCGGAATTTCAGAATAAACTGCCTATTTCCGCAGTGATCAGAGATTCATCGAAAGTGGCGCTTTCAGATCTTCCTAAAGCAAAGACTATAGATTCTCTCTGGAGGCTGGAGCTTACAAATTCAGATCTTTTTGAGACCATGCAGAAGTCTATAGAAGATCAGGACTACGAAAAAGTGGTCTATGATGAACTTCCTACAGATACTCTTAAGGCAAGGTTAGCCAGGCTGAATGCAAGAACGCCTTTTAACGTTGAGTACAATCCAATACTGGAATCGGTCATAAAATCATATCTGAAAAGGAATAAAAAAGGAATGGAGCGACTTATGGCTCTAAGTACCTACTACTTTCCGCTCTACGAGCAGGAATTGGATAAATATGATGTTCCTTTAGAGATCAAATATCTATCTATTGTAGAGTCGGCTTTAAATCCCAGAGCTAAGTCGAGAGTTGGTGCTACAGGTTTATGGCAATTTATGTTTCCAACCGGTAAAATGCATGGACTTGATGTAAGTTCTTACGTAGATGAGCGTATGGATCCATCAAGATCTACGGAAGCTGCAGCGCAATATCTTTCAAGTTTATATAAGGTCTTTGGTGACTGGAACCTTGTTCTTGCCTCTTATAATTCGGGCCCCGGGAATGTGTCTAAAGCAATACGAAGAAGCGGTGGATCTACAGATTACTGGCACTTGAGAAGATTCCTTCCACGTGAAACAGCAGGTTATGTTCCAGCATTTCTGGCTACCTTATATCTTTTTGAGTATGCCGATGAGCATAAGTTTCAGCCAGCAAATCCAGATGTTGTATTTTTTGAAACTGATACACTACAGGTGAAGCAGTTGATTACTTTCGATCAGATATCCAAAGTAACGGGAGTAGAAAAAGAAATGCTTCAGTTTTTAAATCCAAGCTATAAGCTAGATATCATTCCATTTGTAGAAGACGAAAAATATACATTAAGATTGCCTAAACCTGCTATTGGGAAATTCGTTTCTAATGAAAACGCGATCTATGATTTTGTAGATACTCAGGCTAAAGAAAAGGAAAAAGAACTACCTCAACTAGTGAAAACCGAGGATAAGGTTCGTTACAGAGTGAGAAAAGGCGATTACCTCGGTAAGATCGCAGAAAAATACGGTGTTGGAGTTAGTAGTATTAGGCGCTGGAATAACATGCGTAGTAATAATTTAAGAATAGGACAGTATCTAACAATCTATCCTAGAAAGCCCGTAGCATCCTCTTCAAATACTTCCACAGCCTCTAATTCATCGAACCCAAAGATCTATACGGTTAAGAGTGGAGATAGTCTCTGGAGCATCTCAAAAAAATTCCCGGGAGTTACGGTACAGAATTTGAGGAGTTGGAATGATATGAATACCAACAGCCTTAAACCTGGAATGAAGATCAAAATTTCCAAAGGTTAA
- a CDS encoding DNA polymerase III subunit delta', with translation MLFREIIGLPHIKNHLVTTADRRRIPHAQLFSGKAGSGTLPMAIAYAQYILCGNSSGENDSESSASCNLKFNNLSHPDLHFAFPVATNEKIKKHPVSSHFLEEWRQFVRTNPYGSLYDWYQSLGIENKQGKIGVDEAHEIVKSLSLKSYEGGFKVMIIWMPEKMNNEASNKLLKLIEEPPSKTIFLLVTEAEEQIIQTIRSRCQRLHFPPLGESDIEDFLIRKEDCEPKIAKKIAHQANGDYTKAIHILRKDAGDEQFQAWFIQWVRSAFQAKGNKATVLELVAWSDEIASLNRETQKSYLRYCLDFFRQAMLQNYKAKDLVYIDIEPKVFKFDKFATFINGKNIGEISEAIETAIYHIGRNGNAKIILTDLSIKLTRYLHKN, from the coding sequence ATGCTTTTTAGAGAAATAATAGGCCTTCCGCATATAAAAAATCACCTCGTGACCACGGCAGACCGGAGAAGAATTCCGCATGCTCAACTTTTTTCCGGAAAGGCTGGTAGTGGTACTTTACCCATGGCGATCGCCTACGCTCAGTATATATTATGTGGCAATTCCAGTGGAGAAAATGATTCAGAAAGTTCAGCTTCCTGCAATCTGAAATTCAATAATCTTTCTCATCCAGATCTGCACTTCGCATTTCCGGTTGCTACCAATGAAAAGATCAAAAAACATCCGGTTTCTTCACATTTTCTCGAGGAGTGGCGACAATTTGTTCGAACGAATCCCTACGGAAGTTTATATGACTGGTATCAAAGTCTTGGAATTGAAAACAAGCAAGGTAAGATTGGGGTAGATGAAGCTCATGAGATCGTAAAATCACTTTCCTTAAAAAGTTATGAAGGTGGTTTTAAAGTGATGATCATCTGGATGCCTGAAAAGATGAATAATGAAGCTTCTAATAAGTTGCTGAAGTTGATTGAAGAGCCGCCAAGCAAAACTATCTTTTTACTTGTTACCGAAGCTGAAGAGCAAATAATTCAAACCATTAGATCCAGATGCCAACGATTACATTTTCCACCCCTTGGGGAATCTGATATAGAAGATTTTCTGATACGCAAAGAGGATTGCGAGCCTAAAATTGCAAAGAAGATTGCGCATCAGGCTAATGGAGACTACACCAAGGCAATACACATTCTAAGAAAAGATGCGGGTGATGAGCAATTCCAAGCCTGGTTCATTCAATGGGTGCGGAGTGCATTTCAGGCTAAAGGAAACAAAGCTACAGTATTGGAGCTGGTAGCCTGGAGTGATGAGATTGCATCCCTCAACCGTGAAACTCAAAAAAGCTACCTTCGCTATTGTCTAGACTTCTTTAGGCAGGCCATGCTTCAGAATTATAAGGCTAAAGACTTAGTATACATTGATATTGAACCAAAAGTCTTTAAATTCGATAAATTCGCCACCTTTATTAATGGTAAGAATATTGGAGAAATTTCCGAAGCAATAGAAACTGCCATTTATCATATTGGTAGAAATGGAAATGCTAAAATCATACTGACCGATCTTTCAATTAAACTAACCCGATACCTACACAAAAATTAA
- the ybeY gene encoding rRNA maturation RNase YbeY, with protein sequence MVKGTINFFNENDFSLKDEELFQNWLFRLAESELKNVGEINYIFCDDEYLLEINQNYLDHDTYTDIISFDNTVGNSLNGDIFISTERVEENAAEYNVDFLQELKRVIAHGMLHLCGYKDKLESESELMRRKEDEKIEMFHVEQS encoded by the coding sequence TTGGTAAAAGGAACGATTAATTTTTTCAATGAAAACGACTTCAGCCTGAAGGATGAGGAACTATTTCAAAACTGGTTATTCAGGCTTGCTGAATCTGAGCTCAAAAATGTAGGCGAGATCAATTATATTTTTTGTGATGATGAGTACTTACTGGAGATCAACCAGAATTATTTAGATCATGATACCTATACAGACATTATCAGCTTTGATAATACTGTTGGTAATTCTCTAAATGGAGATATTTTCATTAGTACAGAGAGAGTAGAGGAGAATGCTGCAGAATATAATGTGGATTTTCTTCAGGAACTGAAAAGAGTTATAGCTCACGGTATGTTACATCTTTGTGGATATAAGGATAAATTAGAAAGTGAAAGCGAATTAATGCGACGTAAGGAAGACGAGAAAATTGAAATGTTCCACGTGGAACAATCATAA
- a CDS encoding M23 family metallopeptidase, giving the protein MAENTKSKKKFAKKLLHKYRMVVLNEDTFEERFSFRLTRLNVFVAVGISAILLIAMTTFLIAFTPLREYIPGYSSAALKEKATNLAYTSDSLQNRMRMNDQYLQSIQDALRGEFDVQQLDRDSILSQPITDLEYQEINRIKADSLLREEVAQEDKYNILPTATDNINFSLFPPVIGTISESYNIENKHYAIDIVTTRNSPIKSVADGRVIFAEWTAETGYVIIIEHSYGLLSVYKHNASLSKSQGDIVRSGEVIATAGNTGEFTTGPHLHFELWNEGNPVDPSEYIDFN; this is encoded by the coding sequence ATGGCTGAAAACACAAAATCTAAAAAGAAGTTCGCTAAGAAACTGCTGCATAAGTACCGCATGGTGGTTCTTAACGAAGATACTTTTGAAGAAAGGTTCTCTTTTCGCTTAACAAGATTGAACGTTTTCGTAGCTGTTGGAATCTCAGCAATTCTTTTGATCGCTATGACTACCTTCCTGATTGCGTTTACACCATTGAGGGAGTATATTCCTGGTTATTCTTCCGCAGCATTAAAGGAAAAAGCTACAAATCTGGCATATACTTCAGATTCTCTACAAAACAGAATGCGTATGAACGACCAGTATTTGCAATCTATCCAGGATGCGCTACGAGGTGAATTTGATGTACAGCAACTGGACAGGGACTCTATTCTCAGCCAGCCAATCACAGACCTGGAATATCAGGAGATCAATCGCATCAAGGCCGATAGTTTGTTGCGTGAAGAAGTCGCTCAGGAAGATAAATATAATATCCTGCCAACAGCAACAGATAATATCAACTTTTCTTTGTTTCCGCCAGTAATAGGTACTATTTCTGAAAGTTATAATATCGAAAATAAGCATTATGCTATTGATATCGTAACCACGAGGAATTCACCAATAAAGTCGGTCGCAGATGGTCGCGTGATCTTTGCCGAGTGGACTGCTGAAACCGGGTATGTGATCATCATCGAACACAGTTATGGTTTGCTTTCGGTATACAAACACAATGCTTCACTAAGTAAAAGTCAGGGCGATATAGTACGATCTGGTGAGGTGATCGCTACTGCGGGTAATACCGGTGAATTTACTACAGGACCGCATTTACACTTTGAACTTTGGAACGAAGGAAACCCTGTGGATCCTTCAGAATATATTGATTTCAATTAA
- a CDS encoding twin-arginine translocase TatA/TatE family subunit, producing MNAFILPLAIGAPQIILIVVVILLLFGGRKIPELMRGLGSGIKEFKDASKDDENPATTDDSKKVPEENK from the coding sequence ATGAACGCATTTATCTTGCCTTTGGCTATAGGAGCACCACAAATTATCCTGATTGTAGTGGTAATATTGTTGCTTTTTGGAGGACGAAAAATCCCGGAATTAATGAGAGGCCTTGGTAGCGGAATTAAAGAATTTAAAGACGCTTCTAAGGATGATGAGAATCCTGCAACTACAGATGATAGTAAAAAAGTACCGGAAGAGAACAAGTAA
- a CDS encoding DUF4837 family protein yields the protein MKRSLLLLASIFLFFACEESKDQKKDTRILSDSSGNINQLTVVIDNQMWEGEVGEAIRTKFAAPVDGLPQEEPLFSLSQIPPETFTGFVRNSRIFLKIENGKQGMAVVSDEFSRPQKGIVLQGANSQDIIDVIEKKSDTIIDILKQTELTEKQRRIRKSLSDDVALKEKFGIDLKFPSAYRYAKDEDKFSWIRKEIPKGSMEILIYEVPMSSIDNDSSVVANIIKMRDSIGEAMIPGRLENSYMITEKAYAPYLFESTVDGKFAYETRGTWEVQNDFMAGPFVNYAVKDEANNRYLILEGFVFSPSRAKRDNIFELDAILRSAKLN from the coding sequence ATGAAACGTAGTTTATTATTATTAGCCAGTATTTTCCTGTTTTTTGCCTGCGAGGAAAGTAAAGATCAAAAGAAAGACACCAGAATCCTATCAGATTCTTCCGGAAACATAAATCAGCTCACAGTAGTGATCGATAATCAAATGTGGGAAGGTGAAGTAGGTGAGGCCATAAGGACTAAATTCGCAGCGCCGGTAGATGGACTGCCACAGGAAGAACCACTTTTCAGCTTAAGCCAGATACCACCAGAAACTTTTACCGGGTTTGTACGTAACAGCAGGATCTTTTTAAAAATCGAAAATGGCAAACAAGGAATGGCCGTGGTAAGTGATGAGTTTTCCCGTCCTCAAAAAGGAATTGTACTACAAGGGGCAAATTCGCAGGATATCATTGATGTGATTGAGAAAAAGTCTGATACTATTATAGACATTCTTAAACAAACCGAACTTACAGAGAAACAACGCCGAATTAGAAAATCACTTTCAGATGATGTAGCACTGAAAGAGAAATTTGGAATAGATCTAAAATTTCCTTCAGCTTACAGATATGCTAAGGATGAAGATAAATTCAGCTGGATAAGAAAAGAGATCCCAAAGGGAAGCATGGAAATTCTTATTTACGAGGTTCCTATGAGTTCTATAGATAATGACTCCAGCGTAGTTGCAAACATCATTAAAATGCGTGATTCTATTGGAGAAGCGATGATCCCAGGTCGTCTGGAAAATTCCTATATGATCACTGAAAAAGCATATGCTCCATACTTGTTCGAATCTACAGTTGATGGCAAATTTGCTTATGAAACAAGAGGTACGTGGGAGGTACAAAATGATTTTATGGCTGGACCCTTTGTGAACTATGCTGTAAAGGATGAAGCGAATAACAGGTATTTGATCCTGGAAGGATTTGTATTCTCACCATCGAGGGCAAAACGGGATAATATCTTCGAGCTGGATGCTATACTGCGATCGGCAAAACTGAACTAA
- a CDS encoding OmpH family outer membrane protein yields the protein MIKKVFGIAAIAILMVSCNEQKTAYVDTKVLVQEYKEMKEVEAEFTSKSDSVRQQLDSVAKSFQEEVQAYQSEMNSMTDAQRQEKERTLMQKQQMLQQQQQMQSNRLREESTAAMDSLVEKVKGYVKDYGKDNGYTYIFGSNESANIMYAEEGLDITQDILAELNEQYGGSDVTTEENEEVED from the coding sequence ATGATCAAAAAAGTTTTCGGAATTGCTGCAATTGCAATTTTAATGGTATCCTGTAATGAGCAAAAAACAGCTTATGTAGATACTAAAGTATTGGTTCAGGAATATAAAGAAATGAAAGAAGTGGAAGCTGAGTTCACTTCAAAATCAGATTCTGTTCGTCAACAATTGGATTCTGTAGCAAAATCATTCCAGGAAGAAGTTCAGGCTTATCAGTCTGAAATGAATTCTATGACTGATGCGCAAAGGCAGGAAAAAGAACGTACTTTAATGCAGAAACAACAAATGCTGCAACAACAGCAGCAAATGCAAAGTAATCGTCTTAGAGAGGAAAGTACCGCTGCTATGGATTCTTTAGTTGAAAAGGTTAAGGGATACGTTAAGGACTATGGAAAGGATAATGGTTATACATATATTTTTGGTTCCAATGAATCTGCGAATATTATGTATGCTGAAGAAGGTCTTGATATCACTCAGGATATTCTTGCTGAATTAAACGAACAATACGGTGGATCTGATGTTACTACTGAAGAAAACGAAGAAGTAGAAGACTAA
- a CDS encoding DoxX family protein, translated as MENLNTHITEILILLFILITFLQSGVDKMMDWNGNTGWLKEHFSKTFLAGMVPLMVGIILVIEVIVGLLAIAGIYTLIASGDPDLGLLASILACVTLLMLLFGQRVAKDYAGAFTLTGYFIVCILGVWMMN; from the coding sequence ATGGAAAATCTGAATACCCATATTACTGAGATTCTAATACTGCTATTCATTCTTATCACATTCTTACAATCTGGAGTGGATAAAATGATGGACTGGAATGGTAATACAGGTTGGTTGAAGGAACATTTCTCAAAAACCTTTCTGGCAGGAATGGTTCCCCTCATGGTTGGAATTATACTGGTGATCGAAGTCATTGTCGGACTTCTCGCAATCGCTGGTATCTATACTTTAATAGCCAGCGGTGATCCTGATTTGGGACTACTAGCCTCCATTCTCGCCTGTGTTACCTTGCTTATGTTGTTATTTGGACAAAGAGTTGCTAAAGATTATGCAGGAGCATTTACGCTCACTGGATACTTTATCGTATGTATTTTGGGTGTATGGATGATGAACTAG
- a CDS encoding phosphoglycerate kinase, with protein MKTIDDYNFNGKQALIRVDFNVPLNDEMEVTDANRIEAAKPTIIKILEDGGSVVLMSHLGRPKGKESKYSLQHIQDKVSEVIGVNVKFVEDSTGEEVEKAANDLKSGEILLMENLRFHDEETAGNEAFAEKLAKLGDIYVNDAFGTAHRAHASTTIVAKYFEDKCFGYLLAKEIKSLDKVLNSSEKPVTAVLGGAKVSSKITVIENILDKVDHLIIGGGMTYTFIKAQGGHIGTSLVEDDKQELALEILKKAKEKGVEVHLPVDSVIADSFSEQASTQVESVDNIPDGWMGLDVGPKTVKNFANVIKDSKIILWNGPLGVFEMETFAQGTIELGKAIVEATENGAFSLVGGGDSVAAVKQFGFADKVSYVSTGGGAMLEMLEGKSLPGIEAIKN; from the coding sequence ATGAAAACTATAGACGATTATAACTTTAATGGTAAACAGGCCTTGATTCGAGTAGATTTTAATGTGCCATTGAATGATGAAATGGAGGTAACTGATGCCAATAGAATAGAAGCTGCTAAACCTACAATTATTAAAATTCTTGAAGATGGTGGCAGTGTAGTTCTAATGTCACACCTGGGTCGTCCAAAAGGAAAGGAAAGTAAATACTCGTTACAACACATTCAGGACAAAGTTTCCGAAGTTATTGGCGTGAACGTTAAGTTTGTTGAAGACAGTACTGGTGAGGAAGTTGAAAAGGCTGCTAATGATCTTAAGTCTGGAGAAATTCTTTTAATGGAAAATCTTAGGTTTCATGATGAAGAGACTGCTGGAAATGAAGCTTTCGCTGAAAAGCTTGCGAAACTTGGTGATATTTACGTAAACGATGCGTTTGGAACTGCACACAGAGCTCATGCTTCCACAACTATCGTAGCTAAATACTTCGAGGATAAGTGCTTTGGTTATTTGTTAGCTAAAGAAATCAAAAGTCTTGATAAGGTTTTGAACAGTAGTGAAAAGCCGGTGACAGCTGTACTTGGTGGTGCGAAAGTGTCTTCTAAGATCACCGTAATAGAAAATATCCTTGATAAGGTCGATCACCTCATCATTGGTGGTGGAATGACTTATACTTTTATTAAAGCTCAGGGTGGGCATATTGGAACTTCACTAGTGGAAGATGATAAACAAGAACTTGCTCTTGAAATCCTTAAAAAAGCTAAGGAAAAAGGAGTGGAAGTTCATTTACCGGTAGACTCAGTGATCGCAGATAGTTTTTCTGAACAGGCGAGCACACAGGTTGAGAGTGTGGATAATATTCCTGATGGTTGGATGGGACTTGACGTAGGTCCAAAAACGGTTAAGAATTTCGCAAATGTAATCAAGGATTCTAAGATCATTCTTTGGAACGGTCCACTGGGAGTTTTTGAAATGGAGACATTTGCTCAGGGAACCATAGAGCTTGGAAAAGCGATCGTAGAAGCTACAGAAAATGGTGCTTTCTCTTTAGTTGGAGGAGGAGATTCAGTTGCCGCGGTGAAACAATTTGGATTTGCAGATAAGGTGAGTTATGTTTCTACCGGTGGTGGAGCGATGCTGGAGATGCTTGAAGGAAAATCACTTCCGGGTATCGAGGCAATTAAGAATTAA
- the mnmG gene encoding tRNA uridine-5-carboxymethylaminomethyl(34) synthesis enzyme MnmG, which produces MFEKEYDVIVIGAGHAGSEAAAAAANMGSSTLLITMNLQNIAQMSCNPAMGGIAKGQIVREIDAMGGYSGIVSDTSAIQFKMLNKSKGPAMWSPRVQSDRMRFAEDWRLKLEQTPNLDFYQEMVAGLIIENDKITGVRTSLGLEVRAKSVICTNGTFLNGLIHIGDKQFGGGRAGERAATGITKDLIDVGFEAGRMKTGTPPRVDGRSLDYSKMIEQPGDEKPSKFSYSDETKPLEKQRSCFMTYTSNEVHEILKDGFDRSPMFNGRIKSLGPRYCPSIEDKINRFADKDRHQLFVEPEGWNTVEVYVNGFSTSLPEDVQFKALRSVAGFENVKFFRPGYAIEYDYFPPTQLKHTLETKLIDGLYFAGQINGTTGYEEAACQGMMAGINAALKVQEKEEFILKRNEAYIGVLIDDLITKGTEEPYRMFTSRAEYRTLLRQDNADFRLTEKSYNIGLASVERMRKMEEKKDKSLKFVQHLKDLSVAPEEANPVLENRNSSPMKQSDKVFKVFSRPQITMEDVLGFSGVNEFIVENDLNNEMIEQTEIQVKYSGYIEKEKNNADKLNRLENVRIPSNFDYSSIKSMSYEAREKLKKVQPATVSQASRISGVSPNDISVLLVYMGR; this is translated from the coding sequence ATGTTCGAGAAGGAATATGATGTTATAGTAATTGGAGCTGGTCACGCAGGAAGTGAAGCTGCCGCCGCTGCCGCTAATATGGGTAGTAGCACGCTCTTAATTACAATGAATTTGCAGAATATCGCTCAAATGAGCTGCAATCCTGCTATGGGTGGCATTGCAAAAGGTCAGATTGTAAGAGAAATAGATGCGATGGGTGGTTATAGTGGTATTGTAAGTGATACTAGTGCTATCCAGTTTAAAATGTTGAATAAATCCAAAGGACCTGCAATGTGGAGTCCGCGCGTACAAAGTGATCGTATGCGCTTCGCTGAAGACTGGCGTCTAAAGCTGGAGCAAACTCCAAATCTTGATTTTTATCAGGAAATGGTCGCAGGATTGATCATCGAAAATGATAAGATTACTGGTGTTCGAACTTCCTTGGGTCTGGAAGTTCGTGCTAAATCTGTTATATGTACTAATGGAACATTTTTAAACGGACTCATCCATATTGGTGATAAGCAATTTGGTGGTGGAAGAGCAGGGGAAAGAGCTGCAACCGGAATCACAAAGGATCTTATTGATGTTGGATTTGAGGCGGGAAGAATGAAGACAGGAACTCCTCCACGTGTGGATGGTAGATCTCTGGATTATTCTAAGATGATCGAACAACCTGGTGATGAAAAACCTTCTAAATTTTCTTATTCAGATGAGACTAAGCCTTTGGAAAAACAACGTAGTTGTTTTATGACTTACACTTCTAATGAAGTGCATGAGATACTAAAGGATGGTTTTGATCGATCTCCCATGTTTAACGGACGTATAAAAAGTCTGGGTCCAAGATACTGTCCTTCCATAGAGGATAAGATCAATAGATTTGCAGACAAGGACAGACATCAGTTATTTGTAGAACCCGAGGGTTGGAATACTGTAGAGGTTTATGTGAACGGATTTTCAACTTCACTTCCAGAGGATGTTCAGTTTAAAGCCTTACGATCTGTTGCGGGGTTTGAGAATGTAAAATTCTTCAGACCAGGTTATGCGATCGAATATGATTATTTTCCGCCAACTCAGTTAAAGCATACTTTGGAGACCAAGCTAATTGATGGGTTATATTTTGCCGGGCAGATAAATGGAACTACAGGTTACGAGGAAGCTGCTTGTCAGGGTATGATGGCTGGTATAAATGCTGCTCTAAAAGTTCAGGAAAAAGAAGAATTTATTCTGAAGCGTAACGAGGCATATATTGGTGTTCTTATAGATGATCTCATTACGAAAGGTACCGAAGAACCCTATCGAATGTTTACCTCAAGAGCTGAGTATAGAACGTTATTGAGACAGGATAATGCCGACTTTAGGTTAACCGAGAAATCCTATAACATTGGTTTAGCTTCCGTAGAACGTATGCGGAAAATGGAAGAGAAGAAAGATAAGTCTTTAAAGTTTGTTCAGCACCTTAAGGATCTTAGTGTGGCCCCGGAAGAAGCGAATCCTGTTCTGGAGAATCGAAATTCTTCTCCCATGAAACAAAGTGATAAGGTCTTTAAAGTTTTTTCAAGACCACAAATCACGATGGAAGATGTACTTGGTTTTTCTGGCGTAAATGAATTTATTGTTGAGAATGATCTTAATAATGAAATGATCGAACAAACGGAAATTCAGGTCAAATATTCAGGATACATTGAGAAGGAGAAAAACAACGCCGACAAATTAAATCGTCTAGAGAACGTAAGAATTCCGTCGAATTTTGATTATTCTAGTATAAAAAGTATGTCATACGAAGCGAGGGAAAAACTCAAAAAAGTTCAACCTGCTACAGTTTCTCAAGCTTCTAGAATTAGCGGAGTAAGTCCTAACGATATTTCAGTATTATTGGTATACATGGGTCGATAA
- a CDS encoding class I SAM-dependent methyltransferase: MIESNQIKSALESQEVILTCKDHLVSQETFSILKSEPGILRTSPIPENLPAYYESDSYISHTDSKENLQDKIYQYVKSKMLLKKAKWIEQETAGCKLLDYGAGTGDFLAYMQNRNWNAFGVEPNNDARSLASRKGITIEDNLDKLDARTFDVITLWHVLEHIPNYEDVLKRLIAKLNKDGLLIIAVPNHRSYDAYYYQDYWAAWDVPRHLWHFSRSGIAQLLKKNDLIEVCEKPLIFDSFYVSLLSEENQKPKPSKINAFWRGLISNFKARSTGEYSSIAYFYRKS; this comes from the coding sequence TTGATAGAATCAAATCAGATAAAATCAGCTCTGGAATCGCAGGAAGTTATACTTACCTGTAAAGATCATCTGGTATCTCAGGAAACCTTTTCTATATTAAAAAGCGAACCTGGGATCTTGCGTACTTCCCCTATTCCAGAAAATTTACCGGCCTATTACGAGAGTGATAGTTATATTTCTCACACAGACTCAAAAGAAAATCTTCAGGATAAGATCTATCAGTATGTAAAGTCTAAAATGCTTTTGAAAAAAGCAAAGTGGATTGAGCAGGAAACAGCGGGTTGCAAACTTCTGGATTATGGAGCTGGTACCGGAGATTTTCTCGCATATATGCAAAATAGGAACTGGAATGCATTTGGTGTTGAACCAAATAACGATGCCAGATCTTTAGCTTCGAGAAAAGGAATCACAATTGAGGACAATCTGGATAAATTGGATGCAAGAACATTTGACGTAATTACCCTCTGGCACGTCTTGGAACACATTCCAAATTATGAGGATGTCCTGAAAAGACTTATAGCTAAATTAAATAAGGATGGGCTTCTTATTATCGCAGTTCCAAATCATAGATCCTATGATGCTTATTATTATCAAGATTATTGGGCTGCCTGGGACGTTCCAAGACATCTCTGGCATTTTTCTAGAAGTGGTATTGCTCAGCTTTTAAAAAAGAATGACCTTATAGAGGTTTGTGAAAAACCTTTAATATTCGATTCATTTTATGTAAGTCTGTTAAGCGAGGAGAATCAAAAACCGAAGCCTTCTAAAATAAATGCATTTTGGCGCGGTTTAATCTCCAACTTTAAGGCAAGATCTACAGGAGAGTACTCTTCCATTGCATATTTCTATAGAAAATCATAA